From a region of the Falco peregrinus isolate bFalPer1 chromosome 5, bFalPer1.pri, whole genome shotgun sequence genome:
- the LOC101924691 gene encoding hippocampus abundant transcript 1 protein-like isoform X2, with translation MRNVYGKKDKQGLERQGIGEPSVYHAVVVIFLEFFAWGLLTTPMLTVLHQTFPQHTFLMNGLIHGVKGLLSFLSAPLIGALSDVWGRKSFLLLTVFFTCAPIPLMKISPWWYFAVISMSGVFAVTFSVIFAYVADITQEHERSTAYGLVSATFAASLVTSPAIGAYLSQAYGDTLVVVLASGVALLDIGFILLAVPESLPEEMRPVSWGAPISWEQADPFASLRKVGQDSTVLLICITVFLSYLPEAGQYSSFFLYLRQVIGFSSETVAAFIGVVGILSILAQTVVLGILMRSIGNKNTILLGLGFQILQLAWYGFGSQPWMMWAAGAVAAMSSITFPAISAMVSRNADPDQQGVVQGMITGIRGLCNGLGPALYGFVFYLFHVELNEMAEVETLGKASRPNMANPTDESSIIPGPPFLFGACSVLLSLLVALFIPEHNLALRSGSHKKHSNGAQTHPHSPQAGGSDGKEPLLEDSSV, from the exons ATGAGAAATGTTTATGGAAAGAAAGATAAGCAAGGCCTCGAg CGACAGGGGATTGGAGAGCCCAGCGTGTACCACGCCGTGGTGGTTATTTTCCTGGAATTCTttgcctgggggctgctgaCCACGCCGATGCTGACG gtgTTACACCAGACTTTTCCTCAGCATACATTTCTGATGAACGGCCTGATTCATGGAGTCAAG ggtctgctttcttttctaagTGCCCCACTGATTGGTGCTCTCTCCGATGTCTGGGGCAGGaaatccttcctcctcctcactgtcTTCTTCACCTGTGCGCCAATTCCCCTTATGAAGATCAGTCCATG GTGGtattttgctgtcatttccaTGTCTGGAGTCTTTGCTGTCaccttttctgtgatttttgccTACGTTGCCGATATCACACAGGAGCATGAACGCAGCACGGCGTATGGCTTG GTGTCAGCCACGTTTGCTGCTAGTCTGGTCACAAGCCCAGCAATTGGGGCGTACCTTTCCCAAGCCTATGGCGATACGCTGGTGGTTGTGCTAGCTTCAGGTGTTGCTTTGCTGGATATTGGTTTCATCCTGCTGGCTGTGCCGGAGTCTCTGCCAGAAGAGATGCGCCCGGTCTCTTGGGGAGCTCCAATCTCTTGGGAACAAGCAGACCCGTTTGCT TCCTTGCGGAAGGTGGGTCAGGATTCTACAGTGCTGCTCATCTGTATCACAGTCTTTCTCTCCTACCTTCCTGAAGCCGGACAGTACTCCAGCTTTTTCCTGTACCTGCGACAG GTCATTGGTTTTTCCTCGGAGACTGTGGCAGCCTTTATTGGTGTAGTTGGAATTCTCTCTATACTGGCTCAG ACAGTAGTGTTGGGAATTCTCATGCGTTCGATAGGAAATAAAAACACCATCCTGTTGGGACTAGGCTTCCAGATCCTGCAGCTTGCCTGGTACGGGTTTGGATCGCAGCCTTG GATGAtgtgggcagcaggagctgtggctgcAATGTCTAGCATCACCTTCCCAGCCATCAGTGCCATGGTGTCTAGGAACGCGGACCCCGACCAACAGG GTGTGGTGCAGGGGATGATCACTGGAATTCGGGGTCTGTGTAACGGCCTGGGGCCGGCGCTCTATGGCTTTGTCTTCTATCTTTTCCACGTGGAGTTGAATGAAATGGCTGAGGTGGAGACTTTGGGTAAGGCCTCCAGACCCAACATGGCCAACCCTACCGATGAG AGCAGCATTATCCCGGGGCCTCCGTTCCTGTTTGGGGCTTGTTCTGTCCTGCTGTCGCTCCTGGTCGCCTTGTTCATTCCAGAACACAATCTTGCACTGAGATCAGGCAGCCACAAGAAGCACAGTAACGGAGCCCAGACCCACCCCCACAGCCCGCAGGCCGGCGGATCAGACGGCAAGGAGCCCCTGCTTGAGGACAGCAGTGTATGA
- the LOC101924691 gene encoding hippocampus abundant transcript 1 protein-like isoform X1: MTGEKKKKKRLNRSVLLAKKIVIRDGAGRQGIGEPSVYHAVVVIFLEFFAWGLLTTPMLTVLHQTFPQHTFLMNGLIHGVKGLLSFLSAPLIGALSDVWGRKSFLLLTVFFTCAPIPLMKISPWWYFAVISMSGVFAVTFSVIFAYVADITQEHERSTAYGLVSATFAASLVTSPAIGAYLSQAYGDTLVVVLASGVALLDIGFILLAVPESLPEEMRPVSWGAPISWEQADPFASLRKVGQDSTVLLICITVFLSYLPEAGQYSSFFLYLRQVIGFSSETVAAFIGVVGILSILAQTVVLGILMRSIGNKNTILLGLGFQILQLAWYGFGSQPWMMWAAGAVAAMSSITFPAISAMVSRNADPDQQGVVQGMITGIRGLCNGLGPALYGFVFYLFHVELNEMAEVETLGKASRPNMANPTDESSIIPGPPFLFGACSVLLSLLVALFIPEHNLALRSGSHKKHSNGAQTHPHSPQAGGSDGKEPLLEDSSV; encoded by the exons CGACAGGGGATTGGAGAGCCCAGCGTGTACCACGCCGTGGTGGTTATTTTCCTGGAATTCTttgcctgggggctgctgaCCACGCCGATGCTGACG gtgTTACACCAGACTTTTCCTCAGCATACATTTCTGATGAACGGCCTGATTCATGGAGTCAAG ggtctgctttcttttctaagTGCCCCACTGATTGGTGCTCTCTCCGATGTCTGGGGCAGGaaatccttcctcctcctcactgtcTTCTTCACCTGTGCGCCAATTCCCCTTATGAAGATCAGTCCATG GTGGtattttgctgtcatttccaTGTCTGGAGTCTTTGCTGTCaccttttctgtgatttttgccTACGTTGCCGATATCACACAGGAGCATGAACGCAGCACGGCGTATGGCTTG GTGTCAGCCACGTTTGCTGCTAGTCTGGTCACAAGCCCAGCAATTGGGGCGTACCTTTCCCAAGCCTATGGCGATACGCTGGTGGTTGTGCTAGCTTCAGGTGTTGCTTTGCTGGATATTGGTTTCATCCTGCTGGCTGTGCCGGAGTCTCTGCCAGAAGAGATGCGCCCGGTCTCTTGGGGAGCTCCAATCTCTTGGGAACAAGCAGACCCGTTTGCT TCCTTGCGGAAGGTGGGTCAGGATTCTACAGTGCTGCTCATCTGTATCACAGTCTTTCTCTCCTACCTTCCTGAAGCCGGACAGTACTCCAGCTTTTTCCTGTACCTGCGACAG GTCATTGGTTTTTCCTCGGAGACTGTGGCAGCCTTTATTGGTGTAGTTGGAATTCTCTCTATACTGGCTCAG ACAGTAGTGTTGGGAATTCTCATGCGTTCGATAGGAAATAAAAACACCATCCTGTTGGGACTAGGCTTCCAGATCCTGCAGCTTGCCTGGTACGGGTTTGGATCGCAGCCTTG GATGAtgtgggcagcaggagctgtggctgcAATGTCTAGCATCACCTTCCCAGCCATCAGTGCCATGGTGTCTAGGAACGCGGACCCCGACCAACAGG GTGTGGTGCAGGGGATGATCACTGGAATTCGGGGTCTGTGTAACGGCCTGGGGCCGGCGCTCTATGGCTTTGTCTTCTATCTTTTCCACGTGGAGTTGAATGAAATGGCTGAGGTGGAGACTTTGGGTAAGGCCTCCAGACCCAACATGGCCAACCCTACCGATGAG AGCAGCATTATCCCGGGGCCTCCGTTCCTGTTTGGGGCTTGTTCTGTCCTGCTGTCGCTCCTGGTCGCCTTGTTCATTCCAGAACACAATCTTGCACTGAGATCAGGCAGCCACAAGAAGCACAGTAACGGAGCCCAGACCCACCCCCACAGCCCGCAGGCCGGCGGATCAGACGGCAAGGAGCCCCTGCTTGAGGACAGCAGTGTATGA